AAATCCTACCAGTTTTTGATATTTTGGATAAAATATTTCCTTATTTTCTTTTGTAAAACGAAACGGAAAAATATAAATTGGAATTTTGCTTTGCCCATTTGCTCGTGCCTGTACAGCCAAAACATAGACTTCTTTTATCAATTCATCTGTAATGGGAATACATCCAATGGTTACACAAGAACCATGTAGATAAATTGCTCCTCCTAAATCTTTTATTTTTCTTGTTGGATTTCGTTTTTTATCGGCTTGATTGGGATAACTAATTCCTAAAGATAGAAAATAGCTACTCATTGGATTGAAATGGTTGATATAATAAAAACCTTCAGGAACTTGATAATCTCCTTGTTGATTTTTTGCGCCTAAGCTGCCCGAACTTCTGCAAATGTCATAAGTCAGAAATTTTTGATAGGATGTTGCCGTTTTTGCTTTGACATATATTTCTAACTCTCCTTCATCTTTATAGGCAACCATCAAAATATTGAGATTTTGAAGAGATAGATTGTTGTCAGCTAATTTTTTAGTCAGATATTTTTCTTTTTCTTGATACGCTATACGCACTTTTTTGTATTTTTTCTGCTCCGAAATAAAATCCTCATATTTTTGATAGGCTACAAAAGAGAAGCAAAAAAGAGCTATAAAAATAAGTGTTGAGTGATATAATTTAGTTTTCATAAGTGATAGTGGTTTATTGAAAGAAAAAATCCTTTCCATTCTGAATTAAACTCAAATTGAAAAGGATTTTTTTATTTTATTCTTAGGTAAATAGTATTAAACTCGCTTACCAATCCATTTACAAACTGTATAGACTAGTTGGTCGTAATCTACAGGCTTAACAATATAATCGTTTGCTCCTGCATCAAAACACTCTTGTTTGTCTTCTTCTTGTGCTTTTCCTGTAATGGCAACAATTGGATAATGCTTCAAATCTTCATCTTGACGAATAATTCGCATAGCATCAAGTCCATTCATCTCAGGCATAACCGAGTCCATCAAAACCAAATCTATATCTTCTTCACGAAGCATATCAATAGCTTGCTGACCATTCATGGCTTCCAAAATCTGAGCTTCATAAGTCTCTAAAGCAGATGCGATTACAAAAATATTACGAATATCATCATCGACTACTAAGATAGTTTTGTTTTTGATGAGCTTAATTGCTTCTTCCTTGCTCACTTCTTTTATAGATTCATTAGCAGATTTGTACTCTTCTTCTTCCTCATCATCATTTCCATCCATTTCTTCATTGATAGAATTACGAGTGAGCGAACGAGGAGGAACATCACCTTCTAGTTTTTCAGCATTTTTATCTTTTTTGCCTTTGTTATTCTTATTAGAATTTCCTCTTTTTGGAAGCAATTCTTCTAATTCTTTATCTACTTGAAGTTCGGCTAATAGAGATTCAGCAAGTTCGGCTGTACGTGTTTTTTGTTCATTTTCTTCTTGTTTAGGGGTTTCTTTCTCAACCTCTTCTTCCATTCTATGTAAAAATAAAGCGACTTCTTCTCGCAATTTTTCACCTGTATCTCTAGTCTTTAAGATGATACTTTGAGCTGCTTTTCGCAGATTTGTTTCTTCTTCAGGTGATAGGGTTTTGCCAGTATAAATAATGACAGGAATATTTGGATGATTTTCATTGATGTATTTACACACCTCTTGTCCACTTCCATCTTTTAAACCCAAATCTACAATTGCACCATCAAAAGTTCCATTCTCAATGGCTTCAATAGCTTCTGTCTGATTTTTTACACCTTTTACTTTTACATCGTTGCCAATGATAAGCTCTTTGATAGCTTCCATTTGTGATTCGTCATCTTCCACAACTAATAAATCTTTGACTTTTTTATGAGAAAGACGAAGCATATCAGTCATTGCTTTTTTCAAGACATTTTCATCTATTGGTTTTTGAAGGAAACCAAATGCCCCTGTGGAAAGCAAATCATTATCTTTATCTCTAGCCGAAATAATTTCGATAGGAATATGACGCAACTCTTTATAGGATTTTAGTTTTTTCAAAACATCTGTTCCATCAATATCAGGCAAGCCCAAGTCTAAAATAATTCCACTAGGTTTGTATTGCATTGCCAAATCAATTCCTTCTTCTCCACTCTGAGCAATCAGGGCTTTTATATTTTGAGAATGCAGTACTTCTGCCATGCTTTCAGCAAACTGAACTTCATCTTCAATAATGAGAATAACATTATCGTTCTTGTTAATATCATTTCTATCATCTTCAACATCTTCTCTTATTAGTTTTCTAGGCAAATATCTCTGAGTAGAAGATTTGTTTCTTCCCGTTTCTAGATTTTTTACTACCACTGTTACACGGTCTTCTTTTTCAGCTAGTTCTTCATCTAATCGTTTTGGTAAAATAATTGAAAATGTACTTCCTTTTCCTGCTTCTGAATCTAGCTCAATTTGTCCTTGCAGTAGCTTTGTAAGCTCTCTAGCAATTGAAAGTCCTAAACCTGTTCCTCCATATTCTCTTGAAGTAGTTCCGTCGGCTTGTTTGAAGGCTTCAAAAATGATTTGTTGTTTGTCTTTCGGAATTCCAATTCCTGTATCTGTAATGCTGTATCTGTAATGGTCTTCATCGTGTTCAGCAATTGACAATTTGACTTCTCCTTTTTTTGTAAATTTAAAGGCATTCGATAAGAAGTTTCGTAAAATCTGAGCGAGTCTTTCCTTATCACTATATATATATGACTTGGTTTTGTCTTCTGTAAGAAATTGAATCCCTTTTTCTTGAGCAATTCCTTGAAACAAATCATTCATATCTGTAACAATTTCTTTATTGGCAAACTCTACAGGATTGATAACCATTTTTCCTGCTTCAATTTTAGAAAGGTCAAGAATATCATTTATTAATCTTAAAAGCTCTCCACCTGATTTATAGATAATCTTAGCTTTTTTGACATCTTTTTCTACTAATGTATCCTTTTCATTTTTAGAAAGCATTTTAGAAAGCATGATAATCGAATTGAGTGGTGTTCGAAGTTCATGCGACATATTTGCCAAAAATTCTGATTTGTATTTGTTTGATAATTCTAATTGTTCGGCTCTTCTGTCTAGCTCTTCTTTCGCTGAAATCAGACTTTCATTTCTACGACGCAATTCTTCTGATTTTTCTTGTAATTCTCCTTGTTGAACTTCTAATCTTTCATTGGCTTGCTCAATCTCTTGCGCTCTTGCTTGTGCGCTTCTTGTAGCTTCTTCTGAAGTAGCTAAAAGTCCTTTGATTCTGTCAGTTTGAAGAACAGAATAAATATAAGTTACGATGGTGTTGGCAGCCTGTTGTAAAAATTCTTGTTTTAATTGTGTGAAAGGCTCAAAAGAAGCTAGTTCGATAACTCCATACAGTTCATATTCAAAAACAAGAGGAAAAGCATAAACATGAGTTGGTGGCTCTTCAACTGTTCCTGTTGTGAGCGACATGTCTTGTCTTCTGATATTTTTTAGCAAAATCGGACTACGCTCTAAACCCACTTGTCCGACCAAACCTTCTCCAATTTTGTATTCATTTGAAAGACCAGAACGCTCTGTAAAGGCATACGAAGCATTTAGTTTTAATTTAGAAGAATAACTATCCACCAAATACATCACACCTTGAGCCGATTCGGTATAACGAGAAATAAAATTGATTGCTTTTCGACTAAGTTCCAATGAAAGAAGGTTTCCAGAAAGTTGTTGAGCAAGTTGATTGATACCATCTTTTATCCAGTTCTGTTCGAAAGTTTCAATTTTGTTAGTTCTCAAACTTTCAGTCATTCTTTGTAGAGCTGCACTAAGTTCGTCCTCTTCGCCTCTTTCTTTTACATTTACGGTATAATCTCCCTTTGCAATAACTTGTGCCTGATTGATAATATTTTTAAAATTCTCAATCATTTGATTAATCGAAATAGCTAAAAGGTCGCTTGAGCTTTTTACTTCAATTTGTCTTGATAAATCTCCTTTTGCAATATTGTTAGTAATGTTGGAAACTTCCCTTAAATTTTCTACTACTTTTTTTACAGAAGAATAAATACTGTCTTCTGACTCTGTATTGGTAAATTTCATTGTTAAATCTCCTGCCGAAACTCTACGAGCTACTTCTGCAATATCAGAAGGCTCTCCACCAATTTGTTTACGAGTGTTTCTGACAATAAATAAGGCTACCAAAATACTTACAATAATTGAAATTAGGGTAAATCCAATAATCAAACGACTAGAGTCTGTATAAATTTCTTCACTTCGTTTGGCTGCTTCTCTTGCATTTTCGAAGTTATCAAAGATGATTTGATTGAGTGTTTGATTACTTGATTCGAAAGCTAAAAATGAACGCTCACGTAGTTTTTCTTTTGCTTCTTCTTTGTTATTATATCTTGATAATTGTTTTATTTTTTCACTTTCTTCTAAATATTTTTTATAATCGTCTTGAAAGAGTTTGAAATTATTTGCATTCTGTCTTAAATCTTTCAAATCTGGATCATCTTCTTCTTTTTGGTCTGCAATTCTATTAGTTAGAATATCTTCTCTTTCTTGAAGTAATTTTTTGTAGTTTTTTTCACTACGAGTAATATTTTCTTTATCTAATCGCATCAAACCTTCATATTCTGACATTTCAATTTCTGAAAGGGCAAAAATATGTTGCTGCTGACGTATCATGTGGTCAGAAGTATTGGCACTAATGGTCGATATCTCATAGATACTCGGCATCCAATTTTCACTAATCTCAAGGGCTACATTTTGTACCTGTGAGAGTTTGATAATTGCAAACACATTGACTGCAATAGACAAGATAAGAATAAGGGAGAAACCTCCAATCAGTTTCGTGGTTAAACGCTCAAACATTCGGATTACTGTTTTTATGGAAAAGGCTATTATAACAATCTATTCGTTTCGCTATATAATTTCTAGCTATAATTTACTACTAATTTAATCAAAATAGCAAACATAAAGCCTTTTATAGTCAGAATAAGATTAAAATAGCTTGCCTTTCGACGAAATGGAATTTTTAATCGGTTGGTTTTTACCAAATTCTTTTATCAAAAACAGTAATTAGATTGTATCTTTTAATTATAGAACTATTTTTAGGTCATATCTAAACTAATTTCGTACTTTATTGAATCTGATTGTTTGGCTATTTGATAGGCTTGGGTATTTTTTATCTCTTGTTCCCACTCTTGAATATCTGTATAATCCATACTCCAAAAACCATCTTCATCAGTTTCTAAAAAAATAGTTTTGTCATAACTTAATTTGATTCTAAGTTGATAAAACTCCTCATCATTTTCTAGCAAAATTTGTCTAACAATATCAAATTCAAATCTTTCTTCTTCTTCTTCATTCCAACTATATATTCCATATTCTGCTAATAACTCATCAGCATCATCGTCAGGCTCAGCTGAACAGCTTATTATTTCGTAATTAGATTTAAACTCTACCATAGCATCAAGAGCAGATTCTATTAATGAATTTGCTTCAGAAGCCATTTTATTTTCAACTATCTGAGTTAAGATAGCTACTGAGTCTTCAATTTTAATTTTCATAGCTTAATTTTTTTCAAAAAACACAATAC
This is a stretch of genomic DNA from Bernardetia sp. MNP-M8. It encodes these proteins:
- a CDS encoding L,D-transpeptidase family protein, whose protein sequence is MKTKLYHSTLIFIALFCFSFVAYQKYEDFISEQKKYKKVRIAYQEKEKYLTKKLADNNLSLQNLNILMVAYKDEGELEIYVKAKTATSYQKFLTYDICRSSGSLGAKNQQGDYQVPEGFYYINHFNPMSSYFLSLGISYPNQADKKRNPTRKIKDLGGAIYLHGSCVTIGCIPITDELIKEVYVLAVQARANGQSKIPIYIFPFRFTKENKEIFYPKYQKLVGFWDNIKIGYEKFEKNKQHLSFQIDAKGNYIFD
- a CDS encoding response regulator; the protein is MFERLTTKLIGGFSLILILSIAVNVFAIIKLSQVQNVALEISENWMPSIYEISTISANTSDHMIRQQQHIFALSEIEMSEYEGLMRLDKENITRSEKNYKKLLQEREDILTNRIADQKEEDDPDLKDLRQNANNFKLFQDDYKKYLEESEKIKQLSRYNNKEEAKEKLRERSFLAFESSNQTLNQIIFDNFENAREAAKRSEEIYTDSSRLIIGFTLISIIVSILVALFIVRNTRKQIGGEPSDIAEVARRVSAGDLTMKFTNTESEDSIYSSVKKVVENLREVSNITNNIAKGDLSRQIEVKSSSDLLAISINQMIENFKNIINQAQVIAKGDYTVNVKERGEEDELSAALQRMTESLRTNKIETFEQNWIKDGINQLAQQLSGNLLSLELSRKAINFISRYTESAQGVMYLVDSYSSKLKLNASYAFTERSGLSNEYKIGEGLVGQVGLERSPILLKNIRRQDMSLTTGTVEEPPTHVYAFPLVFEYELYGVIELASFEPFTQLKQEFLQQAANTIVTYIYSVLQTDRIKGLLATSEEATRSAQARAQEIEQANERLEVQQGELQEKSEELRRRNESLISAKEELDRRAEQLELSNKYKSEFLANMSHELRTPLNSIIMLSKMLSKNEKDTLVEKDVKKAKIIYKSGGELLRLINDILDLSKIEAGKMVINPVEFANKEIVTDMNDLFQGIAQEKGIQFLTEDKTKSYIYSDKERLAQILRNFLSNAFKFTKKGEVKLSIAEHDEDHYRYSITDTGIGIPKDKQQIIFEAFKQADGTTSREYGGTGLGLSIARELTKLLQGQIELDSEAGKGSTFSIILPKRLDEELAEKEDRVTVVVKNLETGRNKSSTQRYLPRKLIREDVEDDRNDINKNDNVILIIEDEVQFAESMAEVLHSQNIKALIAQSGEEGIDLAMQYKPSGIILDLGLPDIDGTDVLKKLKSYKELRHIPIEIISARDKDNDLLSTGAFGFLQKPIDENVLKKAMTDMLRLSHKKVKDLLVVEDDESQMEAIKELIIGNDVKVKGVKNQTEAIEAIENGTFDGAIVDLGLKDGSGQEVCKYINENHPNIPVIIYTGKTLSPEEETNLRKAAQSIILKTRDTGEKLREEVALFLHRMEEEVEKETPKQEENEQKTRTAELAESLLAELQVDKELEELLPKRGNSNKNNKGKKDKNAEKLEGDVPPRSLTRNSINEEMDGNDDEEEEEYKSANESIKEVSKEEAIKLIKNKTILVVDDDIRNIFVIASALETYEAQILEAMNGQQAIDMLREEDIDLVLMDSVMPEMNGLDAMRIIRQDEDLKHYPIVAITGKAQEEDKQECFDAGANDYIVKPVDYDQLVYTVCKWIGKRV